The segment GATTCAATCGCCTCCCGCACACCGAGGTCGGCGCCGCCAGCGTCCCGCGCCGTGGTCACGCCGGCTTCCAGAGTCCGGCGCAGATGGCCAACCGATTCGTAGAACGGCAGTGAAAACGGCTTGGTCACCATTGCCATCGGGTTGTAGGTATCGACCATCACGTGAACGTGGCAGTCGATCAGGCCCGGCATCACTGTCTTGCCCTGACACTCGACAACTGTGTCACCCGGCAGCAGGTCGCCCAGGGTCCCGATCGGAGCCAGTCGCGAAATCATGCCATCTTCCAGCACTACGTGGTGCGGTTCGGAGCGAAAGCTCGTGCCGTCGAAAACGTGTGCGTCCTTGAAGATCGTACGACCGGTCATTGTGCTCCTCACGAAAAGACATCATTGTGTTTCCACTCAATCAGACGTCTCCGCAGCCCGGACACACCGCTATGGTCTGTCTATGGATAACAACGTTGCCGGCCGTTCACTCCAAGCCATCGAGGCACTGCATTCCTGTGCCTATTTCGCGCCCGAAACCGAAGAAGCCCTCGTCGCGGCAGGACTACGGCCTGGCCGGATGTGTTACTTCGCCAGCCGCGCCGCGCCAATGGGAGAGGTGACGGCGCCGGTTGTCACTGCGACTTTCTTCAATTTCAGCCCCGGCCTGGTGGCCCGCCACATTCCCCGCGCCTGGAGCCTGGCCCCGGCGCAGTCACTCATCCAGCCCCGGCTCGAGGCCGCCGGCCGTGCCCTGCGCCGGCTGCTCGGCGACGAAGCTGCCGACTCGGCCGACGTTGCCCGGGCGGCCGACCTCGCACGCGAAGCGACCGACCATTGCAGGATCGAGGGACGTCCCTTGTTCGCCGGGCATACCGCACTCGCGTGGCCGGACGAGCCGCTTCTCGTTCTGTGGCACGCCATCACGCTAATGCGCGAACATCGCGGCGACGGCCACATCGCGGCGCTTGTCGGCACCGGTCTGTCCGGGATCGAGGCACTGGTCAGTCACACGGCGACCAACAAGGGCTTCACGATTCCGGCCGCCATCAAGTCCCGGGGCTGGTCGGAAGAGGACTGGACGGCCGCGGTGCAGCGATTGGCCGAACGTGGCGTGCTCACGCCGGAAGGCGAGCTCACGGATGCCGGCCGGCAGCTGCGAATCGAGGTGGAAACAGCCACCGACGCTGCGGCGATTGCGCCATGGCGCGCTCTCGGCGCGGAAAAGGCCGACGAGCTGGTGACCCTTGGCGGCGCGCTGGCACGCGCTGCTGTGAACGCCCGGGCCTTTCCCGCCGGGACGTTCGCCGCAGGTTCCAACCGCAATCCCGACTGACGTTTCAGCTGCCCGATTCGTCTGCGTCGTGTTCCCGGGCCTCACGGCTGCTGGCGTCGGATTTCCGCTCCGCACCGGATCCCTTCCGCCGGACGAAGAAGGGGAAGGCGAGCCAGAGAATCAGCAGCACGACGATCAGCGATCCCCCCACCACCAGTGCCGCCGTCCGGCCGACCACAACATCAAAGACCAGCGCCACGGTGCCGGCCACCAGTAGCCCGACACTTGCCAGGCTGACCCGGACGACGCGGTCGCTGTTCGCGACCAGGCGGGACTTGATACCCCGGCCGAAGAGGCCGCGATGCAGGCTGACCGGGGTCAGCACGAGGCCGGTGACCAAAGCGGCAAGCACAACCAGCACCAGATACCCGGTGCGCTGGCTGGAATCGAGCCGGTCGAACGACGCCTGAAACGGCAACGTAAGCAGGAAACCGGTCAGTATCTGCACCCCGGTCTGCATAACCCGAAGTTCCTGGAGCATTTCGACCCAGTTTCGGTCGAGCCGCTCATTTTCGGTTTCGTGCCGCCCGTAATCGGAGTTACCCGCAATGTCGGCTGCATTTGGCATTCACCGACCTCCTTTCCTGCCTGAGCTGTGCGAGCCTGCCTGAGCTGTGCGACTTGAGGTTCGCGCCCTGTACTTCCGGTTCGCGCCCCTCTACTTCAGCTGCGCGAACCGGAATGTCGAATATACGTAAGCCAGGCTCAGAACTGGGTGAAGGCAGCGGTTGCCGGGTCAGCTCCGATGCGATTGCCCGATTCGAGTGCGGTGATCGCGGCAAGTTCGTCCGCGGTCAGTTCGAAGTCGAAGACGTCGATGTTACTGACGATGCGTTCGGGCGTCACAGACTTCGGGATAACAATTCGATCCTTCTGCAGATGCCAGCGGAGCACTATCTGGCCCGTCGTCTTGCCGTACTTCTCGGCCAGTCGGCCCACGACATCCGCCGACAGATCGGCGCCCTGCCCCAGCGGGCTGTAGGCCTCGACCTTGATTCCCTTCGAGCGTGAATATGCGCCGAGCTCGGCCTGCTCCAAGGTCGGATGCGACTCGATCTGGTTGACGGCGGGAACAATGTCAGTCTCCGCCAGCAACCGATCCAGGTGCTCGGTCAGGAAGTTCGAGACACCGATCGCCCGGACGGCGCCATCGGCGTACAACTTCTCCAGCGCCTTCCAGCTCTCGACGTAGAGGTCCTTCGAGGGATACGGCCAATGGATCAGGTACAGATCGATCACATCGAGGCCGAGGGCTTCCCGAGATCTGACGAACGCCTCCAGCGTGGAATCGAAGCCCTGATCGCCATTACGAAGCTTGGTCGTGATGAAAACCTCATCGCGCGGAATTCCGCTGGCCTTCAGCGCCGCCCCGACGCCGGCCTCATTCCGGTAAGCCGCAGCGGTATCAATATGCCGGTAACCGGCCTCCAGCGCCTTTTCCACCGCGGACTGCGCCCCCTCAGGCGGAACCTGGAATACGCCGTAACCGAGCTGCGGGATCTTTACCTCGTTGTTCAGGGTGACGAGCGGAACTGTGGCGGACATAAGATGAGTCCTTTCTGAATGCGGCAAGGTTTTCTCTCGACGAGAGACTCACAACGGTTAAGGAGTATTCAACCTACTCCTGACAGCTGACACTCAGGCTACATAGATACGCTCTCTATTACTCGTTTCGCTGTGGCGCTGTTACTTAGCTCGACGGAGCCAAGAGGATACCGCTAGCCTTATGAGGCATATGACCTAGGATCCGCAGACTGCGGCGCCGCACCGATAGGACTTTTTTGACAGGCAATTCTAATTTTCGCCATCAGAACGCATCGCTGCTCGCCGTCACGAGCATCGATGCCCCTGTCGTGGTGACGTCCCGCGAACTCGATGAGCGACTGAAGCCCTCACTTCAACGACTTCGGCTGCCGCGTGGTCTGCTCGATCGGCTCGCCGGCGTCAGCGAACGCCGTTGGTGGGACGCTTCAATGGACTTTGACGACGCCGCCATCGAGGCCGGAGCAAAGGCGTTGGCCGAGGCCGGCGTGGAGCCCGGCGATGTCGGCCTGCTGATCAACACTTCGGTAACCCGCAAACACCTTGAACCGTCGGTCGCGGTAAAGATCCACCACGGCCTCGGCCTGCCGTCATCGGCGCTGAACTTCGACGTTGCTAACGCCTGTCTCGGTTTCGTCAACGGCATGTCGCTCGCGTCGACCATGATCGACGCCGGGCAGATCAGATACGCGGTTGTCGTCGCTGGCGAGGACGCGGGCGAAACCCAGCGTGCCACGCTTGAGCGACTGCTTCGCCCGGATGTCACCCGGGAAGACTTCAATAACGAATTTGCCACTCTGACCCTGGGCTCGGGCGCCGCTGCAGCGGTGATCGGCCCTAGCAGCGACCACCCCGGGGCACACCGGATTCTCGGAGGCGTGGCGCGGGCGGGCACCGAGCACCACGATCTGTGCGTAGGTGATATCAATGGCATGCGCACCGATACAAACGGCCTGCTCGAGGGCGGCCTGGAACTTGTACTCGAGGCGTGGCGCGACGCTCAGGGTGAGTGGGACTGGAATGGCATGGATCGCTATTTCATGCACCAGGTATCCAATGTGCACCTGAACGCGATCGTCAAGGCGCTCGACCTCGATACCGCTCGGGTACCGGTGACGTATCCGACGCTCGGCAATGTCGGCCCGGCCGCCCTACCAATAACGCTTGCCCAGAGTGTCGACACCCTGAATCCCGGCGATCGCGTGCTCTGCATGGGGGTCGGCTCGGGGCTGAACACCGCGATGACCGAGATCCTCTGGTAGTGGTGCCTTTCCAAATCGACAGCCTGCCGGCGCCGATCCGCACCGCTGCAAAGCTGCCGCCATCCGGGCTGCCCGGTTTGCGGCCGGAATTTTCCCGGCTGGTCACCGCCCCCGGACCGGACGGTGACCGCACCTGGCACCTGCTGGACAACGGACCCGTGCTTGCCGCGGCAGGGGTGACGCCCAGGCTGACCCTGCTGTGCGTGCACGGAAACCCGACGTGGTCCTACTTGTGGCGGAAGCTGGTCTCCGCAGCGGCCGATGCGCCGCAGCACGCGGTTCGGGTGATCGCGGTGGACCAGCTGGATATGGGATTCTCCGAACGCACCGGTTCGTCCCGGTCCTTGCCGACCAGGATTGCGGACCTATCGGCGCTGACCGGGCAGCTCGGCATCGATACCCAAGTCGTCACCGTCGGCCACGACTGGGGTGGTGTCGTCTCGCTCGGCTGGGCCGTTGATCACCCCGATCAGTTGGCCGGCGTCATCCTGACCAACACAGCGGTTCATCATCCCGCGGGCGAACCAATTCCGGCACCGCTGCGTCTCGCGCTGGCTAAGGGCGTGCTGCCTCGCGGAACCGTCACCACACCGGCGTTCTTGCAGACGACGCTTGCACTCGGCCACCCGGCCTTGTCACCCGAGACCAAAACGGCCTACTCGGCGCCCTACCCGAATTCCGCGCAGCGGGGCGGAATCGGCGCCTTCGTCGCCGATATCCCGGTCAATGACAGCCATCCCAGTTTTGCCGAGCTGGACCGGGTCGCCACCGGCGTGCGTGAGCTTACTGTTCCGGCGCTTCTGCTGTGGGGGCCGAAAGATCCGATCTTCGACGACCGCTACCTTCGCGATCTGATCGCACGACTGCCGCACGCCGACGTGCACCGCTTCGAGGGTGCGGGGCATTTGCTGGCCGAGGATGTCGATATCGCCACACCGATCCTTGACTGGCTGGCCGAAGGGTTGCTCGCCGCGCAACCGTGCGGTCGGGAAGCGACGGCCGAGGCCGGCTCCGGGCCGTCCGCCGAACCACTCTGGGCCCAGCTCGAGCAACGCGCCGATGATGATTCGACCGCCTTCGTCGAGATGGCGCCGCCAGGGCTGAAGCGCCGCCGGGTGGTCAGCTGGCGGCGGCTGAACGACCAGGTACTGGCGCTTGCCGCTGGCCTGCACGCAAGCGGTGTGCGGCCCGGGCACCGCGTCTCGCTGCTGGTGCCTCCGGGTGCCGACCTGACCGCGCTGATTTACGCCTGCCTGCGCATCGGCGCAATCGTGGTCATCGCCGACGCCGGCCTGGGCGTAAAGGGTCTGAGTCGCGCCGTCCGTGGCGCCGGCCCCGATTACATTGTGGCGATTGCGCGTGGCCTTGCCGCGGCGCGCGCCTTCGGCTGGCCTGGGACGAAGATCTCGGTCGAGCCGCTTAATCAGACCACCCGCAGGGCCCTGGGGGTCGAGCTGACCCTGCCGGACTTGCTCCGCCGAGGCATCGATGCCGAGCTTCCTGCGCCGCCTGCCGCCGACGTAACCGCCGCGATCCTGTTCACGTCCGGCTCGACCGGACCGGCAAAGGGCGTCGTCTACACCCACCGGCAGCTTGAGGCAATGCGTGACGCGCTGGCCGGCCGCTTCGACATCGGCCCCGGCACCGGGTTGGTCGCGGGCTTTGCGCCGTTCGCTCTGCTCGGCCCGGCGCTCGGCGCAACCTCCGTCAGCCCGGATATGGATGTGACTGCGCCGCGCACGCTCACCGCCCGCGCGCTCGCCGAAGCCGCACAGGCGGTCGAGGCCACCGTTGTCTTCGCCGCGCCCGCTGCGCTTCGGAACGTACTGGCCACGGCCGGGGATCTGGATCACACCGGGCGTCGAGCGCTGGAGCAGGTACGGATTGTGCTCTCGGCCGGCGCGCCAATTCCGGAGCCGCTGCTCACCCGGATGGCGGGGCTGACACCGAACGCCAGCCTGCACACGCCCTACGGCATGACCGAGGCACTGCTCGTCACCGACATCAGCCTTGACCAGATCCGTGCGGCGGGCAGTTCGGAGGGCGTATGCGTTGGTGAACCTGCGGGACCGGTGCAGGTGGCCATCGCAGCATTCGACGCCGAGGGCGTGCCGTCTGCGGAGCTGACCAACAGCCCCGGCGTGAGCGGTGAAATCGTGATCAGCGCGCCGCATATGAAGGATCACTACGATCGGCTCTGGATCACCCAGCGGCTCAGCGCCGCAAATCCGGGCTGGCACCGCACCGGCGATATCGGACACCTCGACGGCGATGGGCGGCTCTGGGTCGAGGGACGCCTGGCCCACGTCATCACAGCGCCTGACGGAATTCACACCCCGGTCGGCCCGGAACAGCGCATCGAGGCTCTGGATCAGGTGGGCAGCGCAGCCGTCGTCGGCATTGGGCCACCCGGCGCACAGCAGGTCGTCGTCATAGTTACGCCGGCGCGGGGTGGCACGGCTCGCCGGCCCAGATTGGCTCTGCCCGGCCGCCGGCCCAGGCTGGCCGGGACCACCCTCGCTGCCCAGGTGCGCAAGGCGGCAGGTATTCCGGTAGCCGCTGTATTCGTGCTGCCACAGCTGCCCACCGATATCCGGCACGACTCGAAGATCGACCGCGCGCGACTTGCCGCCTGGGCGGATCGGGTGCTTGCCGGCGGCAGGCTGACCCGACCATGAGGGTCCTGGTCACCGGCGCCAGCGGGTTGCTTGGCGGTGCGGTCGCGACTCGGCTGGCAGCCGCGGGACACCGGGTGCGAACCTTCCAGCGCAGCCCAGCCGGACTGGCGGGGATCGAAGATATCAACGGTTCCGTCACCGACGTCGAAGCAGTCTTGGCGGCAGTGGACGGTTGCGACGCCGTCGTGCACCTGGCCGCCAAGGTATCTTTCGCCGGAGAGCTGAGAGAGTTCGAGGCGATCAATATCGACGGCACCAATAACCTCCTGACCGCCGCACGCCGGGCCGGCGTCACCCGCTTCGTCATGGTGTCGTCGCCGTCGGTGGCGCACGCAGGCTCATCGCTGGTCGGGGTCGGCGCGGAACCTGCAGACCCGGAGCGAGCGCGTGGCCATTATGCCCGCACCAAGGCCAGCGCCGAGCTGCTCGCACTCGCGCAGGACTCGAACTCCCTTTCCGTCGTGGCGGTCAGGCCACATATCGTCTGGGGCCCGGGCGACACCCAGCTTGTGGCCCGGGTGGTGGATCGGGCCAGCCGGCATCGGTTACCGCTGCTGGATCACGGAACGGCGCTGATTGACACTACCTACATCGACAACGCAGCCAGCGCCATAGTCGCAGCATTGGAACGCGCCACCGTGGCCCACGGGCAGGCGCTGGTTGTCTCGAACGGCGAGCCGCGCCCCGTGGCCGAGCTGATCGCAGGGATTTGCGCAGCTGCCGGCGTGCCGGCCCCGGCGTGGCGGGTTCCGGCATCGGCGGCTCGCCTTGCCGGTGGCGTCGTGGAACGAGTCTGGCAGGTTCGCCGCGGCCAGGACGAACCTCCAATGACCCGGTTCCTGGCGGAGCAGCTATCCACCGCACACTGGTTCGACCAACGACGGACCCGCGAGGTGCTTGACTGGCGCCCGGAAGTATCGCTTGACCAGGGCTTCGAGCGTTTGGCCCGAAGCTACCGCTAGGTCCGACTGCGGCTTTGGTGGCCGAGACTTCGCTTTGGTGCCGATTCGTTGGTTTTTTCGCGCGATTCGACCACAAACCCTCGATTCACCCGAAGACCGCCAGTAGCAGCGTCAGTCCGCCCAGCAGCGGCAGCAAAACGGCATGCGCACCCAGCACCGTCCGGAAAATCGCCGCTCGCTGCAGCTTTGTCGTCATTGCTGAGCGACCTGGCAGTCCGCGGTTCGCCAGACCGGCGGCAAAGATGATCTTCGGCGGAGCCGCCATCGCGAGCGCGGAAGCGCTGACGTTTTGCGCAGCCAAGGTGACAACCGGATCGATGCCCAGCGCATGCGCGGATGCGGAAGCACTTGTGGACAGCATTGCGCTCGCCCCGGTGTTCGAGCCCGTGATGAAGCCACTCGCGGCGCCGATGAACGGCAGCAGGAAGAGGTAACCGGCGCCCATCCCCGCCACGTAGGTTGCCGCATAAGCGCTCATTCCGCTACCGGTCAGGATCGCGCCGAGCAGCAGGAACGCCGCCGTGGAGAGTCCGATTGGCCGCCACATCCGCAACACTGTCGGCAGCAGGCCGGCGTAGATCGAGCGGTCGGCACCGACCAGCATGGGCGCCAGGGCCGCGGTCACCAGCAGCCAGAACGCCGGGCTCCGCAGTGCGTCCCACGGGCCGGCTAGGCCGAAGATCGTGGTTACCACGCTGGTCAGGAGCAGGCCGAGGATCAACACGGCGTAAGGAAGAAGTGCCCGGCGCACCGGCCATGGAAACTCCAGCGGCGCCTGCAGCCTCGATCGCAACAGCACCAAGATGACTGCAGTCAACGAGGCAACTACCCCGGCGAGCGGCGGGCTGAGGAAGGCATTGACCGCGAGCAACACCAGCCACATCGCCAGGCTGACAACGACGGCTTCGGCCAGG is part of the Saxibacter everestensis genome and harbors:
- a CDS encoding SCO6745 family protein; protein product: MDNNVAGRSLQAIEALHSCAYFAPETEEALVAAGLRPGRMCYFASRAAPMGEVTAPVVTATFFNFSPGLVARHIPRAWSLAPAQSLIQPRLEAAGRALRRLLGDEAADSADVARAADLAREATDHCRIEGRPLFAGHTALAWPDEPLLVLWHAITLMREHRGDGHIAALVGTGLSGIEALVSHTATNKGFTIPAAIKSRGWSEEDWTAAVQRLAERGVLTPEGELTDAGRQLRIEVETATDAAAIAPWRALGAEKADELVTLGGALARAAVNARAFPAGTFAAGSNRNPD
- a CDS encoding DUF6328 family protein gives rise to the protein MPNAADIAGNSDYGRHETENERLDRNWVEMLQELRVMQTGVQILTGFLLTLPFQASFDRLDSSQRTGYLVLVVLAALVTGLVLTPVSLHRGLFGRGIKSRLVANSDRVVRVSLASVGLLVAGTVALVFDVVVGRTAALVVGGSLIVVLLILWLAFPFFVRRKGSGAERKSDASSREAREHDADESGS
- a CDS encoding aldo/keto reductase; the protein is MSATVPLVTLNNEVKIPQLGYGVFQVPPEGAQSAVEKALEAGYRHIDTAAAYRNEAGVGAALKASGIPRDEVFITTKLRNGDQGFDSTLEAFVRSREALGLDVIDLYLIHWPYPSKDLYVESWKALEKLYADGAVRAIGVSNFLTEHLDRLLAETDIVPAVNQIESHPTLEQAELGAYSRSKGIKVEAYSPLGQGADLSADVVGRLAEKYGKTTGQIVLRWHLQKDRIVIPKSVTPERIVSNIDVFDFELTADELAAITALESGNRIGADPATAAFTQF
- a CDS encoding 3-oxoacyl-ACP synthase III — its product is MTGNSNFRHQNASLLAVTSIDAPVVVTSRELDERLKPSLQRLRLPRGLLDRLAGVSERRWWDASMDFDDAAIEAGAKALAEAGVEPGDVGLLINTSVTRKHLEPSVAVKIHHGLGLPSSALNFDVANACLGFVNGMSLASTMIDAGQIRYAVVVAGEDAGETQRATLERLLRPDVTREDFNNEFATLTLGSGAAAAVIGPSSDHPGAHRILGGVARAGTEHHDLCVGDINGMRTDTNGLLEGGLELVLEAWRDAQGEWDWNGMDRYFMHQVSNVHLNAIVKALDLDTARVPVTYPTLGNVGPAALPITLAQSVDTLNPGDRVLCMGVGSGLNTAMTEILW
- a CDS encoding alpha/beta fold hydrolase produces the protein MPFQIDSLPAPIRTAAKLPPSGLPGLRPEFSRLVTAPGPDGDRTWHLLDNGPVLAAAGVTPRLTLLCVHGNPTWSYLWRKLVSAAADAPQHAVRVIAVDQLDMGFSERTGSSRSLPTRIADLSALTGQLGIDTQVVTVGHDWGGVVSLGWAVDHPDQLAGVILTNTAVHHPAGEPIPAPLRLALAKGVLPRGTVTTPAFLQTTLALGHPALSPETKTAYSAPYPNSAQRGGIGAFVADIPVNDSHPSFAELDRVATGVRELTVPALLLWGPKDPIFDDRYLRDLIARLPHADVHRFEGAGHLLAEDVDIATPILDWLAEGLLAAQPCGREATAEAGSGPSAEPLWAQLEQRADDDSTAFVEMAPPGLKRRRVVSWRRLNDQVLALAAGLHASGVRPGHRVSLLVPPGADLTALIYACLRIGAIVVIADAGLGVKGLSRAVRGAGPDYIVAIARGLAAARAFGWPGTKISVEPLNQTTRRALGVELTLPDLLRRGIDAELPAPPAADVTAAILFTSGSTGPAKGVVYTHRQLEAMRDALAGRFDIGPGTGLVAGFAPFALLGPALGATSVSPDMDVTAPRTLTARALAEAAQAVEATVVFAAPAALRNVLATAGDLDHTGRRALEQVRIVLSAGAPIPEPLLTRMAGLTPNASLHTPYGMTEALLVTDISLDQIRAAGSSEGVCVGEPAGPVQVAIAAFDAEGVPSAELTNSPGVSGEIVISAPHMKDHYDRLWITQRLSAANPGWHRTGDIGHLDGDGRLWVEGRLAHVITAPDGIHTPVGPEQRIEALDQVGSAAVVGIGPPGAQQVVVIVTPARGGTARRPRLALPGRRPRLAGTTLAAQVRKAAGIPVAAVFVLPQLPTDIRHDSKIDRARLAAWADRVLAGGRLTRP
- a CDS encoding NAD-dependent epimerase/dehydratase family protein, with amino-acid sequence MRVLVTGASGLLGGAVATRLAAAGHRVRTFQRSPAGLAGIEDINGSVTDVEAVLAAVDGCDAVVHLAAKVSFAGELREFEAINIDGTNNLLTAARRAGVTRFVMVSSPSVAHAGSSLVGVGAEPADPERARGHYARTKASAELLALAQDSNSLSVVAVRPHIVWGPGDTQLVARVVDRASRHRLPLLDHGTALIDTTYIDNAASAIVAALERATVAHGQALVVSNGEPRPVAELIAGICAAAGVPAPAWRVPASAARLAGGVVERVWQVRRGQDEPPMTRFLAEQLSTAHWFDQRRTREVLDWRPEVSLDQGFERLARSYR
- a CDS encoding L-lactate permease, with translation MPAAFQSMKDQAVADSPRRSFRVMSGWLALAAAAPIGLAAVLLALRINPTLAALGSCFAAVIISLLWFPVSGPQAAAVAGSLGPSFAEVLLIVLGGIALAEVLGRSGAQEKISGWILSVCPAQGRAVILLVLGVTPFAESVTGFGLGIIVAIPILRRVGFSATRSAVIGLLGLVLVPWGSLAPGLLISARLGDVEFSSLGLHTALLTLPVLLVMVLAALYVGLGRKGVTGHLAEAVVVSLAMWLVLLAVNAFLSPPLAGVVASLTAVILVLLRSRLQAPLEFPWPVRRALLPYAVLILGLLLTSVVTTIFGLAGPWDALRSPAFWLLVTAALAPMLVGADRSIYAGLLPTVLRMWRPIGLSTAAFLLLGAILTGSGMSAYAATYVAGMGAGYLFLLPFIGAASGFITGSNTGASAMLSTSASASAHALGIDPVVTLAAQNVSASALAMAAPPKIIFAAGLANRGLPGRSAMTTKLQRAAIFRTVLGAHAVLLPLLGGLTLLLAVFG